The DNA window cggcacagactgggattggACCTGGCACCCAGTGGTCTGTGTAACTCGGTGCCAAACGGCTGGGTTTATCTCTGGTGGTGCTGCTGGCTGCGCGAGACCTGTACGTTAGGGGCCGCTGGTTCTCATACAAGTGGCTCGAGACTGTCTCATCTTCAATCCACCTGCATctctgctgcagatggtgtcgtAACTGCCGTATTCTGAAATTGCAAAGTTACAACAGAGGGTGCAACACAGATAACATTGGTTCCTTATTGCCaaacaaacatcctgcaggatcaCGATGCAGAACTGGATTTAATTATTGGCGTTGGCTGTTTGACACCAGGTCGCTGTTGAAAACAGCCGACCTACATGAGGAAAGCCTCGTGACTGAACATATCCCCTGAACAGCAGGGCAGTGATGCATGGATACATTATATAGAACAGTTTCGGGTGGTGCTGTTAGGTGAGTCAGCAATGGCCCTATCCGTAgcactgagccagaaggttgtgggtttaagccccactccaggacctgagcacgtaatcgaggctgacatttcagtgcagtatcgAAGGGGTGCTGTATGTCGGAGGTGCTGGGTTTTATTTTTGGAcaagaagttaaactgaggccccgtctgcctgttgagGTGGACAGACCATTCAAAGCCCAGGGAGTTCTCCCACAGActcggccaacatttatccctcaaccaaaaaaaaTAATCCACGGGCCACTTCTTTGTGggaattggctactgcatttacctacataacagtgactgtacATTAACAGTAACCCACTGGCTGTGAAGTGGGCATCGCAAGATTaaaagcacgatataaatgcaatttatttcttTATTCTTGTAAATCTCAGCTGCAGGGCAAACTCCACGGCACGTGGACACTGCAGTTTTCTAATCGATGGACTTTCCTAGCTGGCTAGGGGAAGCACCAAGTAGGAAATGGAACCACATCGCCAGCCTGGGCGGGTCAAATACTCCAGCAGGGGAAAAGCTCTCACTCCCAACAGACAGCAGCTTAACTTAATTCCCGGAGCAAAAGAATCAGTCGGTTCTTGTACTCACCTGGATGTTTTTGTGCAGAAGCTGCTTCGCCAGATTCTTCAGGGACACGGACTCTCTTTCTGGAAACCCAGCCTTCCTCTTCAACATTGGAATTCTACTCGTGTCCCTCGTCAGAGATTTCGGGTGAAAATACTTCAGTGCTTTAAAGTCGTTGTGCAGTGCGTGACCCACCACAATTTTACCCTTCAGGATCTTCAATATCTGAATGGAAACACAAGTTAGAAATGTAACTGTTGCAATAAATTATGAATCTATCTGTCTGATTTAGTTTCCCCATCCCAAGTCAGTGTTGCACAGAgggagttccttcatcgtcgctgggtcaaaatcttggaatacccgacataacagcactgtgggagccctttcaccacacagactgcagcggttcaagaaggcagctcaccaccaccttctcaagggcaacgaggaatgggcaataaatgccggcctcgccagcgacgcccacatccagagaatgaattttttaaaaagttatttctgTGCGGATGTGTCTGTATGGTCTTTTTTCCTGGCTGATAGTCACATCCTGCAACAAGATAGGTTATATTTCATTGACAGCACTGCCGACCACTGGGTTTTGTTTATTCCAATAAAAACATGGCGACAGCCCCCCCGcagactcaccctccctccctccctccctcgcaacCCCACCTCTATCCTGACCTTCAGACCCGGACGAATCCCTCCACGCACAGGCCCAGCCCCAATCAGGTCCACACCTGTCGCTGGAGTCGTGCTTACCTGCCTGACTGCTCCACTCCCCGAGAGACGTcacaagacgacattaataaatGCTTAAAACAACAAACTTCTCCTATTAACCTGCGTACGGTGTCAGAGTGTCTTATCGACACCGATATCACGATTTAAATTGTGAGCTTATTTTAGTTTCATTGGACTTGATGTTTAATTATATTAGTGGTGCCTCCTCAGTTTGAGGGGACGCTTGTACAGTTGCCTGTTAATGAGACTGGGGCAATCCAGCGGCACCTCTGTTGGTTCATTTAAAATAGGCAACTGAAGCTCCTCCTTCTCTACAAACTCCACATTTAAATATCAAGgtgaatgacatcatcagacaaGGTTCAACCTCAAAAGGACGATGTTTGTTTGTTATAGTTGGATTTTTATAGTTATCAATTGAATTAGGAATTCAATGGGGAAATGTGTGCTCACCCTCCAGGGATCTGGGTTCCAAAAACTAGCAGATCCCTCCAGATATTCTCTCCATCCCAATTGTTCTTGACTCAATTTTATCGACACTATATTTTTGCTCGGAACGTTCCACttttgttcctcccaagcctgaagtactcaatcatacacacactcttcctcctcactGGGTTAAGATCACCATCGCACCAGCTCCTAATATAACTCACACTTTGCAGGGACTTCAAATCTGAAAAACTCCTCAGTTTCCCCAACATTTTAAAACCCGAACTTGGTGTCAGCTAATCACTGCTTCTCCATTCGCTACATCATCTCTTCTACTCCTTGTCAACCTTGGTGCTCTGGGCTTTAGTCCTTCAAGTGGATTTTCAGTTTCAAAAAGACTGCGGCTGTAAACGCAGATAATTGATGTTGCACTGTTCATGTTATTTATGTAAAAAATATCCCAGCAGCATTGTTGGCCCATCCTGCTTTTCCAAATACTGACTGACTTATGTTTGGCTCCTTTATCCCAAAAGCAGAACTGTAGATTCACAAACACGGATCGGAATATTACAGGCATaaactcctgtggcattgctcgtggAGAATTGCCGTgtcgctgttttataacaataggtgTCGTACACAAAGCGTGACAGAGAAGCATTGCAGGAAGTAAACACGAcacttaaaagaaagacttgaatttatatagcgcctttcacgacctcaggatgtccaaagcgctttacagccaaataggtaccgcaaacagcaatgtgataatgaccggataatatgttttagtgatgttggttgagggataaatattggcctggacaccggggagaactcccccgctcttcttttaaatagtgctacgggatcttttacatccatctgagagtgcagacggagcctcagtttaacatctcagctgaaagacggcatcttcggcagtgcagcactctctcagtattgcactgggagtgtcagcctagattttgtgctcaagtctctggacccatgaccttctgactcaaggagGTAAGAGTGATGCCAactgcactcttacctctgagtgcGTGCAGTACACAAGACTTAACACAGTCTATGGATCATTACATACTCCCGTTCACTCACCTCCCTCTGTGCAACACTGAACACGATGGCACTCGCCATGTGCTGCTTTCGGATGCCGCTCCACCGTGTCCGGTAGTCGGCGATGGGAAGCCCCGGCTTCACGTACTTGTCGTAGACGACGTCGCCCTGATAGTTGACGATGCTGCACCTGGCCACTTCGCCGAGGCGCCCGCCGGGGCCTGTGCCCACCATCTCGCAGTCGATCGCCACGCACTTGGCGGCCTTGCGACAGAAGCTTGGCGGGCTCACTGGGCGGGGGGTCACCGCAGCCGCGGCCAGCGAGAGTTCACCGGGGTTCGCGAGAGCCAGTGCGTCTGCCATTTGTGCCGGGGGGTCCCTCTTGCTGGCGGACTTTGGAAATATGGTAGGGTGGCCGTTTTCCACTTTAGGCTGGGGGACACCAGACAAGGTGGAGTGATTCCCATCTACATCAGAACGGCACGGCCGCTCGGCTTTTCTAGACTGAACCGTGCAGTTTGGTTTCTTGGAGCGTGGGCGCCGAGGTCGGTCGGCCAGCCCTTCCTTCCCTTTGAACCGTCTCTTCTTCAggatcccttctctctccagaaacgcCTTCCGCTCCCGGAAGCGTTCGTGCCTCCGGCTCGGCTTCTTCTTGCGCTTCCCGGACCGGCTGTCGGAGCAGCCGGGGCCCGGCGTCGAGCCAGGCGTGCAGCCGAGGAACTGGGCCGAGCTGGAGAACCCGTGGAACCGCCGCCTGGCGGCCGGGGAAGCAAGGTCCACTCTCGCGTCGGCCACACTCGGCATCTTTTAATCACAGCTGGAGTGCGGGGGCCTCTCGGAACCTGGAAAACAGAAGAAACTTTTAATCCCAGGGGAGAGTCGCAGCAATAATCTAACATGGTGCACCACAGAATGCTGACGCACGGTGctgcaccttttttttaaaaattcgttcatgggatgtgggcgtcgctggcaaggctggcatttattgcccatccctaaatgcccttgagaaggtggtggtgaggcgccttcttgaaccgctgcagtccgtgtggtgaaggttctcccacagtgctgttaggaagggagttccaggattttgacccagcgacgatggaggaacggcgatatatttccaagtcgggatggtgtgtgacttggaggggaacgcgcaggtggtgctgatcccatgtgcctgctgcccttgtccttctaggtggtagaggtcgcgggtttgggaggtgctgtcgaagaagccttggcgagttgctgcagtgcatcctgtggatggttcacactgcagccacagtgcgccagtagtTCATCACCCAGCGAGACCCTGATTTGAAACGTGCCACCCGTGGGAGGTGCTGATATAGAAAGAAAAAAGGCCCGATCGTTTGATCTACAATTGGGACCCTCAATGCCTCAGAGCTCTTGGGTTTGGGAAGGAAACGTCCGGTGCACATTAGC is part of the Heptranchias perlo isolate sHepPer1 chromosome 34, sHepPer1.hap1, whole genome shotgun sequence genome and encodes:
- the LOC137301748 gene encoding apoptosis-enhancing nuclease-like; translation: MPSVADARVDLASPAARRRFHGFSSSAQFLGCTPGSTPGPGCSDSRSGKRKKKPSRRHERFRERKAFLEREGILKKRRFKGKEGLADRPRRPRSKKPNCTVQSRKAERPCRSDVDGNHSTLSGVPQPKVENGHPTIFPKSASKRDPPAQMADALALANPGELSLAAAAVTPRPVSPPSFCRKAAKCVAIDCEMVGTGPGGRLGEVARCSIVNYQGDVVYDKYVKPGLPIADYRTRWSGIRKQHMASAIVFSVAQREILKILKGKIVVGHALHNDFKALKYFHPKSLTRDTSRIPMLKRKAGFPERESVSLKNLAKQLLHKNIQVGRDGHCSVEDACTSMELYRLVEIPWEQKLCSQLSAEQEHTASETNSDVNHYMDDRYWPADLQEDSK